GTGCAGGGGATTCTGCCGCGCGTACTGGACCTTTTCCCGAAGCCCTTTCAGTGTTCGAGGCTGCACACACTGGCAAAAACGGGATAGGTACACACAGGATTTGCGTTGAAGGCATCCGTTAGCGCGAGTTGCAAAGTTGCACGGTGGAAGCGTAGGAGCTCTTTTCCTTTTTGGCTTTTCAGCCAAAACGCCAGTTGCCGACTCGTTGAGTATTTGCTCCCTATCTGCGTCTAGTGAACGCCAAATTCCAAACTCAATTCCGTAGACTGGAAAGAGGAGCTAGGGGCACCTTGGCCTTGAATGCCAGTAAATAGTTTTTACGCTTTTTGTTATCAGTGCTCTCCTTTCGGTCAAGTGTAGCTATCACACTTAGTCTAATTGGGGGGAGCACCTTTGTTCCAAGGTAGCACGATGAAAAGATCATACACCAGTTGCTTTGCTATGAGGATATACTGACAAGTTCGTTGACATATGTTCCTCCAAGGGCGCAATCCAAAATGGCGAGGCCAGACATGGGAACTCAGGAGCATACGCGGGTGTAGAAAATGATGAATACTCAACTGGATGAATCTTATATTGAACAATACAAGTAATTTTAGCAGTATCCTTAAATATAAATCTTCAAGAAAGTTCATCTCTCACACATTACTCTGCACCTGCGTGCTCCAGATGCAGTTCAAAGTTTTGTAGATATTTTGCACTTAATGAACAACTATGAATAATCAGTAGATTTTCTGCATTGCGTTCTTCAGCCGACTTTGTGAAGTTGTAGCTTCCTGTGATAACTACTTGCCTATCTATGATTATGACCTTGTTATGAGCAATGGCGTGAGTGTAGTCGATATACAAAGGGATTCCCGCGTCTTTGAGTCGTTGGATTTTGCTATTTTTGGCTGTTAGTTGTGACTTGTCCAGTATTACCCGTATGTGAACCCCTTTTTTGTACGCCAAGATTAAGGAGTCACATATGTAATCTGAGGTAAAACTATAAGCAAGAACGCTGATATCTTCAGTTGCTTCGCGGATATTTCTGGATATAGCAGTTTCTGCACCCCCCTTGGGGGAAAAATATATTTCAGTATAAGCGTTCTGGATATTAAGTGACGCACCCGAAGCGGATTGCGCAAGAAGTCCGAAGAGGACATGAGCCAATAAAAAGGTCGTTATTAACGTTGCAATAGGTTGCAGAGCCCAGCAGGCCCCTATTAATAGGGGCCTGCTGGGCTCTGTTTCCAATTCAGTCACATTGGGGAGCATGCCTTTTAAGCCAAAAACTTTTACCATCGGAATAAGCTAAAATTGATCCGCGAGCTTAACGATAAGGCCCGCCCCAATGGCAGCGGCAAAAAACGCGGCTACAGCTTGTGGCCCAATAAACCAGAACAGTTTTTGCTTCACAATGGCGGAAAATCCTCCAGTGGTGAAAATCATGTCTGGGATGAAAAGCTTTCGTACAAAGTCACCCAACAAGGTTCCCCAATAACCACTGATCACGCCTGCGATGAAGGCTATGATCTTAGTAAACAAACCGTAGTTATAGGATTCTTTCAGGCTTCCAACTATAAGGCATGCCATTATGACGGCAATAATTATGTGGGCGATTTTCATTGGATTCTGTGAAAACGGCTTATGCATTTCTCCATTCACATCAGACATGAATAGTCCTCCCCAATATTACTTTGTTTTTGTTAATACAATTTCAGCAAGGCCTGTCTGTTGCAAAAACACTTTAGAACGCATTATTATTTTTCTTTCAGAATCAAAAATTATTTCAATAGGTGCACTGCTATTTAATGTTATTACAATTATATTGCTTTTATCTTTTTTTACTTCAAAAGGAAGTATGAAAGCATCCTTTTGAGTTTCAGTATAATAAATTTCAACGGTCTTCCCAAGAACATCAAAATTTAATGAGGGTCTGACCATTCTACTTATCAATTCAGATTTCATTTCTTTTGACATCTTCCCGTATTCTTTGCTCAAATCAACGGTTTCTTTCCTGTCTACTGACCATTTGCCATGAAGTTTTTCCAGGTTGTTCCCGCTTGATCCAC
The Desulfovibrio intestinalis DNA segment above includes these coding regions:
- a CDS encoding phospholipase D family protein — protein: MVKVFGLKGMLPNVTELETEPSRPLLIGACWALQPIATLITTFLLAHVLFGLLAQSASGASLNIQNAYTEIYFSPKGGAETAISRNIREATEDISVLAYSFTSDYICDSLILAYKKGVHIRVILDKSQLTAKNSKIQRLKDAGIPLYIDYTHAIAHNKVIIIDRQVVITGSYNFTKSAEERNAENLLIIHSCSLSAKYLQNFELHLEHAGAE